One Desulforhopalus sp. DNA segment encodes these proteins:
- a CDS encoding ABC transporter permease, protein MEAMWRRLLCMLVKEFLQMLRDPRMRVVIFGTPVIQMTVMAFALTTDVNNIRMAVLDMDKTPASREFISAFTAGKYFRISATLTGQDEITPILDRAEARAVLHIPARFSKDLYNGQTAKVQLLTDGTDSNSTAIVQGYAGYILTDYNDRIQKKRLARKGIDPPVQIDTVSRAWYNPNQESHYYYVPSLIATMLFIFSLLLTSIGIVREKEIGTIEQVMVTPIRRTEFILGKTIPYMITGYISMTFMLIVAYLVFGVHVRGSLLLLYGLTGVYLAGNMGIALIISGSAHTQQQALLTSFLVLMPSVMLSGFLFPVTNMPESIRIATFGNPMRWYLEILRGIVMKDVGVTALWPAILIQAGLTVTFLTVAVGRFKKTLK, encoded by the coding sequence ATGGAAGCGATGTGGCGACGCCTGTTGTGCATGCTGGTCAAGGAATTCCTGCAGATGCTCCGCGATCCGCGGATGCGGGTGGTGATCTTCGGCACGCCGGTTATCCAGATGACCGTCATGGCCTTTGCCCTGACCACCGACGTCAACAATATCCGCATGGCGGTCCTCGATATGGACAAGACGCCGGCCTCGCGGGAGTTCATCAGCGCCTTTACCGCCGGCAAATATTTCCGCATCTCAGCGACCTTGACCGGTCAGGACGAGATCACCCCCATCCTCGATCGCGCCGAGGCACGGGCGGTGCTGCACATCCCGGCGAGGTTCAGCAAGGATCTGTACAACGGCCAGACAGCAAAGGTCCAGCTCCTCACCGACGGCACCGACAGTAACAGCACCGCTATCGTCCAGGGCTATGCAGGCTATATCCTTACCGACTACAACGACCGGATCCAGAAAAAGCGTCTGGCCAGGAAGGGCATCGACCCGCCGGTACAGATCGACACGGTTAGCCGCGCCTGGTACAACCCCAACCAGGAAAGCCATTACTATTACGTGCCGTCGCTGATCGCCACCATGCTCTTTATCTTCAGCCTGCTGCTGACCAGCATCGGCATCGTCCGGGAAAAGGAGATCGGCACCATCGAGCAGGTCATGGTGACGCCGATCCGCCGCACCGAGTTCATCCTCGGCAAGACCATCCCCTATATGATCACCGGCTATATCTCCATGACCTTTATGCTGATCGTCGCCTATCTGGTCTTCGGCGTCCATGTCCGCGGCAGCCTGCTGCTGCTCTACGGACTCACCGGCGTCTACCTCGCCGGCAATATGGGCATCGCCCTGATCATCAGCGGCAGCGCCCATACCCAGCAGCAAGCCCTGCTCACCAGCTTCCTCGTGCTCATGCCCTCGGTCATGCTCAGCGGCTTTCTCTTTCCGGTCACCAATATGCCCGAGTCGATCCGCATCGCTACCTTCGGCAATCCGATGCGCTGGTACCTGGAGATCCTCCGCGGCATCGTTATGAAGGATGTCGGGGTGACCGCCCTCTGGCCGGCGATCCTCATCCAGGCCGGTTTGACCGTGACTTTTCTAACGGTTGCAGTGGGGAGGTTTAAGAAGACGTTGAAGTAG
- a CDS encoding ABC transporter permease has product MKFTRLTAVARKETLHLIRDWRSLTLALAIPLLLILLYGYALTLDLRNVPTAVWDQSRSPESRELLSLFTSSPYFSLKTSRDNYQELQKDLDSGRVMVAVVIPGDFAAKVQAAKPVQIQIIGDGSDANTSRLAMNYASNIGAIYARTVAAEQMLLKGRGKLKQPVDLEQRSWYNPGLRSQNVLIPGIIALVMIVVAALLTSTTVAKEWETGTMEQLISTPLRGPELIFGKVVPYFAIGMIDVAMAVVMGKWVFNVPIVGNAALLFAMSSLFLTGALFFGLLLSIKLKSQVLANQLAIITGFLPTLLLSGFVFAIENMPIPLQGLTYIFPARYFIAILRGIYLKGIGLEILWLNALFLVIYALIMMVVANRKFSFKLE; this is encoded by the coding sequence ATGAAATTCACCCGCCTGACCGCCGTCGCCCGCAAGGAAACCCTGCACCTCATCCGCGACTGGCGCAGTTTAACCCTTGCCCTGGCAATCCCGTTACTCCTCATCCTCCTCTACGGCTACGCCTTGACCCTTGATCTGCGCAATGTCCCAACCGCCGTTTGGGACCAGTCACGCAGCCCGGAAAGTCGCGAGTTGCTCAGTCTCTTCACCAGTTCGCCCTATTTTTCCCTGAAGACCAGCCGCGACAACTACCAGGAACTGCAGAAGGACCTCGACAGCGGCCGGGTCATGGTCGCCGTCGTCATCCCCGGCGACTTCGCCGCCAAGGTCCAGGCGGCAAAGCCGGTGCAGATCCAGATCATCGGCGACGGCAGCGACGCCAACACCTCGCGCCTAGCCATGAATTACGCCAGTAACATCGGGGCAATCTACGCCCGCACCGTCGCCGCCGAGCAGATGCTTCTCAAGGGGCGCGGCAAGCTGAAGCAGCCGGTCGATCTCGAACAGCGCTCCTGGTATAACCCAGGCCTCCGCAGCCAGAACGTCCTCATCCCCGGCATCATCGCCCTCGTTATGATCGTCGTCGCAGCACTCCTCACCAGCACCACCGTCGCCAAGGAATGGGAAACCGGCACCATGGAGCAGCTCATCTCGACGCCCCTGCGCGGGCCGGAACTGATCTTCGGCAAGGTCGTCCCCTATTTCGCCATCGGCATGATCGACGTTGCCATGGCCGTCGTTATGGGCAAGTGGGTCTTCAACGTGCCGATCGTCGGCAACGCCGCCCTGCTCTTTGCAATGTCGTCGCTGTTTCTGACCGGCGCCCTGTTTTTCGGGCTCTTGTTGAGCATTAAACTAAAATCCCAGGTCCTCGCCAATCAGCTGGCGATCATCACCGGCTTTCTGCCGACCCTGCTGCTCAGCGGCTTCGTCTTCGCCATCGAGAACATGCCGATCCCCCTGCAAGGCCTGACTTATATCTTTCCGGCGCGCTATTTCATCGCCATCCTCCGCGGCATCTACCTCAAAGGCATCGGCCTTGAGATCCTCTGGCTGAACGCCCTGTTTCTGGTGATTTACGCGCTGATCATGATGGTCGTCGCCAACCGCAAATTTTCCTTCAAGCTGGAGTAG
- a CDS encoding ATP-binding cassette domain-containing protein — MMPESDHNQAIPAIIADTLTKSFATNVAVHDLSLTVHPGEIFGLVGPDGAGKSTSLRMLATIMNPDSGTARVAGFDITTEAAQVKDHLAYMSQKFGLYQDLTVGENIDFYADLYGMSRKGRQQRTMELLDFSHMRPFIDRRAGDLSGGMKQKLQLVCALIHTPKVLLLDEPTNGVDPVSRRDFWRILHRLRKDGVAILLSTAYLDEAERCDRVGLIDHGRLLATGTPLEIKKLMEGRILAIKSSKARPVVDALRGLPFTRSVNLFGDTVHLVCRNVEDCQEEITTLLHQTGAKYQQIREIEPSLEDIFVSLLDSDGEEEQGTAREQLIIGTGAVKDDQPAVRVEHLTRRFGSFTAVDDISFTVQKGEIFGFLGPNGAGKSTTIRMLCGLLGPTSGNGTVGGCDIRREAEQIKQNIGYMSQKFSLYEDLKVSENIDFYGGIYGLTGKKLAERRDWALAMAGLVEHRTTITAILSGGWKQRLALACAILHEPPIIFLDEPTSGVDPLSRRRFWDLIYAMAEQGITVFVTTHYMEEAEYCDRIALIYGGKMIASGSPLDLKTRAMHDKIIDLRCADPEGLIGPLKALPEIRDASLFGAGLHLVTPDAPAAEAAVRALLAERGIGNAVIETIMPSMEDVFISLIEEVDRQNAEDPAGGSRS; from the coding sequence ATGATGCCAGAATCCGACCACAATCAGGCCATCCCGGCCATTATCGCCGACACGCTCACCAAGAGCTTTGCCACCAATGTCGCAGTCCACGACCTGTCACTGACCGTCCACCCCGGCGAGATCTTCGGTCTGGTCGGCCCGGACGGTGCGGGCAAATCGACGAGCCTCCGGATGCTGGCAACGATCATGAATCCGGACTCAGGAACCGCCAGGGTGGCGGGTTTTGACATCACCACCGAGGCGGCGCAGGTCAAGGATCACCTCGCCTATATGAGCCAGAAATTCGGTCTGTACCAGGACCTCACCGTCGGCGAGAACATCGATTTTTATGCCGACCTCTACGGCATGAGCCGCAAGGGCAGGCAGCAGCGAACCATGGAACTCCTTGATTTCAGCCATATGCGGCCCTTTATCGACCGCCGCGCCGGCGACCTGTCGGGCGGCATGAAGCAGAAGTTGCAATTGGTCTGCGCCCTCATTCACACCCCGAAGGTGCTGCTGCTTGACGAGCCGACCAACGGCGTCGACCCGGTCAGCCGCCGCGATTTCTGGCGCATCCTCCATCGCCTGCGCAAAGATGGGGTGGCGATCCTGCTGTCCACCGCCTACCTCGACGAGGCGGAACGCTGCGACCGGGTCGGCCTCATCGACCACGGCCGCCTACTGGCCACCGGCACGCCGCTTGAGATCAAAAAACTCATGGAAGGGCGAATTCTTGCGATCAAGAGCAGCAAGGCCCGCCCCGTCGTCGACGCCCTGCGCGGCCTGCCCTTTACCAGAAGTGTCAACCTCTTCGGCGACACCGTCCACCTGGTCTGCAGGAACGTGGAGGATTGTCAGGAGGAGATTACCACCCTGCTTCACCAGACCGGCGCAAAGTACCAGCAAATCCGCGAGATTGAGCCGTCGCTTGAAGACATCTTCGTCAGCCTCCTCGACAGCGATGGCGAAGAGGAACAGGGCACGGCCAGGGAACAGTTGATCATCGGTACCGGCGCGGTAAAGGACGACCAACCGGCAGTGCGAGTCGAACACCTCACCCGCCGCTTCGGCAGCTTTACCGCCGTTGACGACATCAGCTTCACCGTCCAAAAAGGCGAGATCTTCGGTTTCTTAGGCCCCAACGGCGCCGGCAAGAGCACCACCATCCGCATGCTCTGCGGCCTGCTCGGCCCGACCTCCGGCAACGGCACGGTCGGCGGCTGCGACATCCGCCGGGAGGCGGAACAAATCAAGCAGAACATCGGCTATATGAGCCAGAAATTCTCCCTCTACGAGGACCTGAAAGTCAGCGAGAATATCGACTTTTACGGCGGCATCTACGGCCTTACCGGCAAGAAACTCGCCGAGCGCCGTGATTGGGCCCTGGCCATGGCCGGCCTGGTCGAACACCGGACGACCATTACCGCCATTCTCAGCGGCGGCTGGAAACAGCGACTGGCCCTTGCCTGCGCAATCCTCCACGAGCCGCCGATCATCTTTCTTGACGAGCCGACCAGCGGCGTCGACCCTCTGAGCCGCCGGCGTTTCTGGGACCTCATCTACGCCATGGCCGAACAGGGCATCACCGTCTTCGTCACCACCCACTATATGGAAGAGGCGGAATACTGCGACCGCATCGCCCTGATCTACGGCGGCAAGATGATCGCATCCGGTTCGCCCCTGGACCTGAAGACCAGGGCAATGCACGACAAGATCATCGACCTGCGCTGCGCCGACCCGGAGGGGCTGATCGGCCCCCTGAAGGCCCTGCCGGAGATCCGCGACGCCTCGCTGTTTGGCGCGGGCCTGCACCTCGTCACTCCGGACGCCCCTGCCGCCGAGGCTGCGGTACGGGCACTTCTTGCCGAACGCGGCATAGGCAACGCGGTTATCGAGACCATCATGCCGAGCATGGAGGATGTCTTCATCTCACTCATCGAAGAGGTCGACCGGCAAAATGCCGAAGACCCGGCCGGAGGGTCCAGGTCATGA
- a CDS encoding efflux RND transporter periplasmic adaptor subunit, with amino-acid sequence MKKRLRIIIPLILLVIIGFNIYNYLKDRKDATTLRFSGNIEVTEAQMSFRIPGRLAERTVNEGDTVHQGQVLARLDKNDQTITLAQAEANLAYADAVLAELVAGSRSEDLDRAAARVNQAKESLTELQRGNRSEDIERGKAELASARAAEQSAIVQVKQARTDFDRYDKLFKEGSVSKTVFETYQNGLETAENRMKEAAARTRAASEQLSLLKTGPRVEQIDRAAAALRQAEAEYALIKAGARQESIDQARAKAKAAQEGVNLARQQLSYTELLAPMDGVVLSTATEAGEYLNPASPVVTLGATGNPWLRAYIHEKDLGRIKLGMDVAVHTDSFPDKTYPGKVTYIAGQAEFTPKTVQTFEERVKLMYRIKVALANPDGELKPGMPGDGRIDMSGR; translated from the coding sequence ATGAAAAAGCGTCTACGGATCATCATCCCCCTGATTTTGTTGGTTATCATCGGGTTCAATATCTACAACTACCTGAAAGACCGTAAAGACGCGACCACCCTGCGCTTCTCCGGCAATATCGAGGTGACCGAGGCGCAGATGAGTTTCCGCATCCCCGGGCGCCTGGCCGAACGGACGGTAAACGAGGGCGACACGGTGCACCAGGGACAGGTGCTCGCCCGGCTCGACAAAAACGACCAGACCATCACCCTGGCCCAGGCCGAGGCCAACCTGGCCTACGCCGATGCAGTACTCGCCGAACTGGTCGCCGGCAGCCGCAGTGAAGACCTCGACCGGGCGGCCGCCCGGGTCAATCAGGCCAAAGAGAGCCTGACCGAACTGCAGCGCGGTAACCGCAGCGAAGATATTGAGCGGGGCAAGGCTGAGCTGGCCAGCGCCAGGGCCGCCGAACAGTCGGCCATCGTCCAGGTCAAGCAGGCCAGGACCGACTTTGACCGCTACGACAAGCTCTTCAAGGAGGGCAGCGTCAGCAAGACCGTCTTCGAAACCTATCAGAACGGATTGGAAACCGCGGAAAACCGCATGAAGGAAGCGGCAGCCAGAACCAGGGCGGCAAGCGAACAGCTCAGTCTTCTCAAGACCGGGCCGCGCGTCGAGCAGATCGACCGGGCGGCGGCGGCCCTCAGGCAGGCCGAGGCGGAATACGCCCTGATCAAGGCCGGAGCGCGCCAGGAGAGCATCGACCAGGCGCGGGCCAAGGCCAAGGCAGCTCAAGAAGGCGTTAATCTGGCCCGGCAGCAGCTCAGTTACACCGAACTCCTCGCCCCCATGGACGGCGTCGTTCTCAGCACGGCGACCGAGGCCGGCGAATATCTCAATCCCGCCTCGCCGGTGGTGACCCTTGGCGCCACAGGCAATCCGTGGCTGCGTGCCTATATCCACGAAAAGGATCTGGGACGGATCAAGCTCGGCATGGATGTAGCGGTGCATACCGACTCCTTCCCCGACAAGACCTATCCGGGCAAGGTGACCTACATCGCCGGCCAGGCGGAATTTACCCCGAAGACCGTGCAGACCTTTGAGGAACGGGTAAAGCTCATGTACCGCATCAAGGTGGCCCTTGCCAATCCGGATGGCGAGCTGAAGCCCGGCATGCCGGGCGACGGACGCATTGACATGTCCGGTCGCTAA
- a CDS encoding CerR family C-terminal domain-containing protein: MSDNTATTKERILLAASDIFGAKGFKNATIRTIAQAAEANIAAINYHFRDKEGLYGAVLEEVFHQGFTRFPATMNLGPEASPEERLRAFIRSMFYRLQSKEGWGGIAGRGKLIARELLDPSPAFEAILDRYIKPHRNLLVSIIIGIIGGNPGPEKLLPCAISIIGQCIYYAMASPVIRIISVDNAPTEDNLDRLADFVWHFSLGGIAAISLPTPAATKEAV, from the coding sequence ATGAGCGACAACACTGCCACGACCAAGGAACGGATTCTCCTTGCCGCCAGCGACATCTTCGGTGCCAAGGGCTTCAAGAATGCCACCATCCGCACCATCGCCCAGGCCGCCGAAGCGAACATTGCCGCCATCAACTACCACTTCCGGGACAAGGAAGGCCTTTACGGCGCCGTTCTGGAAGAGGTCTTCCATCAGGGCTTTACCCGCTTTCCGGCAACCATGAATCTTGGCCCGGAGGCCAGCCCGGAAGAGCGCCTGCGGGCCTTTATCCGCTCAATGTTCTACCGCCTGCAAAGTAAAGAGGGCTGGGGTGGCATCGCCGGAAGGGGTAAGCTGATCGCCCGCGAACTCCTCGATCCGAGCCCGGCCTTCGAGGCGATTCTTGACCGCTATATCAAGCCGCACCGCAACCTGCTGGTCAGCATCATCATCGGCATCATCGGCGGCAACCCCGGCCCGGAAAAGCTCCTGCCCTGCGCCATCTCCATCATCGGCCAGTGCATTTACTACGCCATGGCCTCGCCGGTCATCCGCATAATCAGCGTCGACAACGCCCCCACCGAGGACAACCTTGACCGGCTGGCCGACTTCGTCTGGCACTTCTCTTTGGGTGGCATCGCCGCCATCAGCCTTCCAACTCCTGCCGCGACCAAGGAGGCAGTATGA
- a CDS encoding TIGR03032 family protein, whose protein sequence is MKNVPANQPPESTPPTTEAPAVEYSLSAGMAARLAQLNLSLAFTSYQSNLLYMLGVLPGGGAHLHQSAIIKPMGLARNGRGGLVLAAGFQIIELSNVLQPHELVNQSFDACYMPRTIHITGELDAHDVGVEADGRIVFVNTRYNCLATLSAKHSFKMVWKPAFISSLVGEDRCHLNGLAMEGGSAAYVTAVSRSDTIDGWRDRRGDGGVVIDVRSNRIICEGLSMPHSPRLHGGELWIVNAGTGELGVVQPSAGGTGMGRFEPRVFCPGFLRGLAFHDNFAFVGLSKPRYKRFEGLDLDRRLKAADSEPWCGVQVIDLQKRCCVDWLRIDGAVGELFDVAVIPGCRCPMAVSPSSPDAAALVTHDAEDDLLVSVAGNPE, encoded by the coding sequence ATGAAGAACGTACCGGCAAACCAGCCACCCGAATCGACCCCACCAACCACAGAGGCGCCGGCCGTCGAATACTCCCTTTCGGCCGGGATGGCGGCGCGCCTGGCACAGCTGAACCTTTCCCTCGCCTTTACCTCATACCAATCCAATCTTCTGTACATGCTGGGAGTCCTGCCCGGCGGCGGCGCCCATCTCCACCAGAGCGCCATAATCAAACCGATGGGTCTGGCCCGGAACGGCAGGGGCGGGCTGGTATTGGCGGCTGGTTTTCAGATAATCGAATTGTCGAATGTCCTGCAACCCCATGAACTGGTCAATCAGAGCTTCGACGCCTGTTATATGCCAAGGACCATCCATATCACCGGTGAGCTTGATGCCCATGACGTCGGCGTCGAAGCGGACGGACGGATCGTCTTTGTCAATACCCGCTACAACTGCCTGGCCACATTGTCAGCAAAACATAGTTTCAAGATGGTGTGGAAGCCCGCCTTTATCTCCAGCCTGGTGGGTGAAGACCGCTGTCATCTCAATGGCCTTGCCATGGAAGGCGGCAGTGCCGCATATGTCACCGCAGTGAGCCGCTCCGACACCATTGATGGCTGGCGTGACCGCCGTGGTGACGGTGGCGTCGTCATCGATGTGCGATCGAACCGGATCATCTGCGAGGGCCTGTCCATGCCGCACTCACCGAGACTGCATGGTGGCGAGCTGTGGATTGTTAATGCCGGGACCGGGGAGCTGGGGGTGGTTCAGCCGAGCGCCGGAGGCACCGGCATGGGGCGGTTTGAACCCCGGGTGTTTTGCCCCGGTTTTCTCCGTGGCCTGGCCTTTCATGACAACTTCGCCTTTGTCGGTCTGTCGAAGCCGAGGTACAAACGCTTCGAGGGGCTTGACCTCGACCGGCGCCTGAAGGCCGCCGATTCCGAACCGTGGTGCGGGGTGCAGGTCATCGACCTGCAAAAACGTTGTTGCGTCGACTGGCTGCGCATCGACGGGGCGGTGGGAGAGTTGTTCGACGTCGCCGTCATCCCCGGCTGCCGCTGTCCTATGGCGGTCAGCCCGAGTTCGCCGGATGCCGCCGCCCTGGTCACCCATGATGCTGAAGATGATTTGTTGGTATCTGTCGCCGGCAATCCGGAGTAA
- a CDS encoding autotransporter domain-containing protein, with the protein MLKTPKKSLDVCLKAGVLLVSLSSGYGRALAGSCTGAGGSYLCGGTAQPGDDLTITRTLLTSLTVKTLPGFGIDTSITGGDAMFLQSTGNLNFIDRNHSNITGAEAGIVAQAVGSGGLSITTSGAVTGISDPGIIAITTGTNLTISTASVSGGTGGIEAMNLGSGATTITAGGPVTTGAGNGIFAQNNIMATSLTITAGNVSGGALGIGGANFGSGALEITANGTVTGAYGGIIGINSGTTFTITAANVSGGQFGIQAINQGSGPLTITTSGMVSGGAAGIVAYGLYGAPSTINIKGQVQNFSGSPGAMAIAAFMSPTTVNIDRGATVTGLIILSPENDLVNLAGTLNSDVVALGDGSDTFIRVGGSSFSGIADGGPGSDTLGFNNMGTVHASFLGSNYINFENIGIYGGSTTFTGDWVVSPGTTTIYRGNLYVDGSLQTTTLTVNRGGLLGGNGDIYGDVIVYGTISPGHSIGTLTVNGSVDFMPGSTYAVELAPGGISDLLRVNGEVTIDDARLLVSLRRALYATGDRWRILEARDGIHGRFSSIDTTFTSETLSFRQQVYGGKMDLILSRTPYVTFGDTENGTAVGAALDSILPVAEGDMAGLLINMDFAMDRRQIAATLRELSPEMYTSFPAAGLAAAGIFGEVVALRQQEIGLRTILADDEGGRHWNVWSRVLADWLDRDGANGVSGYTQESGGVVFGMDRRIGSLARAGMLLGYSDSDLSWDDPGHSGTVTGRHIGVYGDIRKDGAYLDGSAGFTSLENSGRRYIDSSAFTASAAGSFDSSVLNGSLTGGYDFAFAGTRLGPIATISYQYLDQDGFTENGAGDFSLRVGGVDAESLTAAIGARLLGSYGSGQWRFLPHGGLHFLHQFKDDAVDMSASFVDYPAASFTATGLDPVENSALVGLGLAVEYGVNLQLYLDYSAALADEETGHLLSGGLAWKF; encoded by the coding sequence ATGCTGAAAACACCAAAGAAATCGCTAGATGTATGTCTTAAGGCCGGCGTCCTTCTGGTCAGTTTATCCTCAGGCTATGGTCGCGCCCTGGCGGGGAGTTGCACCGGTGCCGGAGGCAGCTATCTCTGCGGCGGGACGGCGCAACCAGGGGATGATCTTACCATCACTCGCACCCTACTCACGTCTTTGACGGTAAAAACACTGCCGGGATTCGGTATCGATACCAGCATAACTGGCGGTGACGCCATGTTTTTGCAAAGCACCGGCAATCTGAATTTCATCGATCGCAACCACTCGAATATTACCGGTGCCGAAGCGGGCATTGTAGCCCAGGCAGTAGGCAGCGGCGGGCTATCGATTACCACCAGTGGAGCTGTGACGGGTATCAGTGACCCAGGAATCATAGCGATTACCACCGGGACCAATCTGACTATCTCAACGGCAAGCGTCTCTGGCGGAACCGGTGGTATAGAAGCAATGAACCTCGGTAGCGGGGCCACGACAATCACCGCTGGCGGCCCGGTTACTACCGGTGCAGGCAACGGCATTTTCGCACAGAATAATATTATGGCGACCAGCCTTACCATTACCGCCGGCAACGTATCGGGAGGGGCACTTGGGATAGGTGGGGCCAACTTCGGCAGCGGGGCATTGGAAATCACCGCCAACGGTACGGTCACCGGAGCATACGGTGGTATCATTGGAATAAATTCGGGCACCACTTTCACCATTACCGCCGCCAATGTATCGGGAGGCCAGTTCGGTATACAAGCCATAAACCAAGGCAGCGGTCCGCTCACCATAACCACCTCTGGGATGGTCAGTGGTGGAGCGGCCGGCATTGTTGCCTACGGCCTCTACGGCGCGCCATCGACCATAAACATCAAAGGGCAGGTGCAAAACTTTTCCGGGTCGCCCGGAGCTATGGCCATTGCAGCCTTCATGTCTCCGACTACAGTCAATATCGATCGTGGAGCGACGGTTACTGGCCTTATTATCCTCAGCCCTGAAAACGATCTGGTCAATCTGGCCGGTACGCTGAATAGTGACGTGGTGGCATTGGGAGACGGCAGCGACACCTTTATCCGGGTAGGCGGCTCGTCGTTCAGCGGTATTGCCGATGGCGGGCCCGGTAGCGATACTCTCGGTTTTAACAATATGGGAACGGTACATGCCAGTTTTCTTGGCAGCAATTATATCAACTTTGAAAATATTGGGATTTATGGCGGCAGCACGACCTTTACCGGCGACTGGGTTGTCTCCCCCGGTACGACGACAATCTACCGCGGCAACCTCTATGTCGACGGCAGCCTGCAGACCACCACGCTTACCGTCAACCGCGGCGGGCTGCTGGGCGGCAATGGCGATATCTATGGCGATGTAATCGTCTACGGCACGATCTCGCCGGGCCATTCCATCGGCACCCTGACGGTCAACGGCTCAGTGGACTTCATGCCCGGCAGCACCTATGCGGTTGAGCTTGCTCCGGGGGGGATCAGCGACCTGCTGCGGGTTAATGGCGAGGTGACGATCGACGATGCCCGGCTGCTAGTCTCTCTCAGGCGGGCTTTATATGCAACCGGCGACCGCTGGCGGATCCTTGAGGCAAGGGATGGAATTCATGGCAGGTTTTCCTCTATCGATACCACCTTCACCTCCGAGACCCTGTCCTTCCGGCAGCAGGTCTACGGCGGTAAAATGGACCTGATCCTGTCACGCACTCCCTACGTCACCTTCGGCGACACGGAAAACGGCACGGCCGTCGGCGCGGCCCTCGATAGCATACTGCCCGTGGCCGAAGGGGACATGGCCGGATTGCTGATCAATATGGATTTTGCCATGGACAGGCGGCAGATCGCCGCCACCCTCAGGGAGCTCAGCCCGGAGATGTACACCTCTTTCCCGGCGGCGGGGCTTGCGGCGGCGGGGATTTTTGGCGAGGTGGTGGCGCTGCGGCAGCAGGAAATCGGCCTGCGCACCATCCTTGCCGATGACGAAGGCGGGCGGCATTGGAACGTCTGGAGCAGGGTCCTTGCGGACTGGCTGGACCGCGACGGTGCAAACGGTGTCTCCGGCTATACCCAGGAGAGCGGCGGCGTCGTCTTCGGCATGGACCGCCGCATCGGTTCCCTTGCCCGGGCCGGAATGCTCCTCGGCTACAGCGACAGCGACCTGTCCTGGGATGATCCCGGCCACAGCGGCACGGTGACTGGCAGGCATATCGGCGTTTATGGCGATATCCGCAAAGATGGCGCCTATCTCGACGGCTCGGCGGGTTTCACCAGCCTGGAAAACAGCGGCAGGCGGTACATCGATAGCTCGGCCTTCACCGCCTCTGCGGCTGGAAGCTTTGATTCCTCCGTGCTGAACGGTTCCCTGACCGGCGGCTACGACTTTGCCTTTGCCGGGACACGCCTTGGCCCGATCGCCACTATAAGTTATCAATATCTCGATCAAGATGGCTTTACCGAGAACGGTGCCGGAGATTTCAGCCTGCGTGTCGGCGGTGTTGATGCCGAGTCGCTGACCGCGGCAATCGGTGCCCGCCTGCTGGGTTCCTATGGCAGTGGCCAGTGGCGCTTTCTACCGCATGGTGGGCTGCATTTCCTCCATCAATTCAAGGACGATGCGGTGGACATGAGCGCTAGTTTCGTTGATTATCCGGCGGCGAGTTTTACCGCCACCGGACTCGACCCTGTTGAAAATTCCGCCCTGGTCGGCTTGGGGCTTGCGGTGGAGTATGGCGTAAACCTGCAACTCTATTTGGATTATTCCGCCGCCCTGGCCGATGAGGAAACCGGCCATCTGTTGTCCGGCGGTCTTGCCTGGAAGTTTTAG
- a CDS encoding septal ring lytic transglycosylase RlpA family protein: MEYQIRRSDTIAYVNKMMDNNWRAGKKDNTQAAGRIAVTGNRSGKKDSQVTGRQRPSFADTLQTTENKTVAKRKEASAATRQETPAAQERTHTLKAGETVWGLAVKVYKVNPQEILKLNNITDPRSLQIGQTLRIPEARKPAGKEEVVASWYGSQYHGKTMANGDRFNMHAATIAHKELPFGTKVLLENPDTGQKVTATVTDRGPFIEGRDVDLSYKLAQALSLDKRGVGNLTMEVL, from the coding sequence ATGGAATACCAGATACGACGCAGCGACACCATTGCCTACGTCAACAAAATGATGGACAACAACTGGCGTGCCGGCAAGAAGGACAACACGCAGGCGGCCGGCCGTATAGCCGTTACCGGCAACAGGTCAGGCAAGAAGGACAGCCAAGTCACCGGCCGGCAAAGGCCATCATTTGCCGACACCCTGCAAACCACGGAAAACAAGACGGTGGCCAAAAGGAAGGAAGCCTCTGCCGCCACCCGGCAAGAAACGCCGGCCGCCCAGGAGCGGACCCACACCCTCAAGGCGGGGGAAACCGTCTGGGGTCTGGCGGTCAAGGTCTACAAGGTCAATCCGCAGGAGATTCTCAAGCTGAATAATATCACCGACCCCCGGTCACTGCAGATCGGCCAGACCCTGCGCATTCCCGAAGCGAGAAAGCCTGCCGGTAAAGAAGAGGTGGTGGCAAGCTGGTACGGCAGCCAATACCACGGCAAAACCATGGCCAACGGCGACCGCTTCAACATGCACGCCGCGACCATCGCCCACAAGGAACTCCCCTTCGGCACCAAGGTCCTTCTTGAGAATCCCGACACCGGCCAGAAGGTCACGGCAACGGTTACCGACCGTGGTCCCTTCATCGAAGGCCGGGATGTCGACCTGAGCTACAAACTCGCCCAGGCCCTGTCCCTTGATAAACGAGGGGTGGGCAACCTCACCATGGAAGTCCTGTAA